TAAACCAGCATCACTGTTAATCTATCTGCACGGTGCGGGTGGATCGCTCAAAAGTTATAATTATTCACGCCAACCCTACCAGAAATTACGCAGTAAGTTGTCTCAACGTGAATTCTATGTCGTTGTTCCTGAACTGGGTAAACTGCACTTTATGAATGAAGCCGCGAAACAGGCCCTGGATGGTGTGACTGCGCAGGTCCTCAGCGAGCAGAAAATCTCAAAAGATCGTGTGCACATTATGGGCACCAGCATGGGGGGAGGCTCGGCACTCGCTTACACCCTGCATCGCCCTGACCTGATCCGTTCCGTCTGTGCAGTCATGCCCATGACCGACTTTGCTGACTGGATCAAAGAGAACCCCCGCTACGCGAAACCGGTCACCGCCGCTTATGGCGGTTCACCTCAACAGGTACCCGATGCGTACCAGGCTAATTCAGCGATCCAAAACGTCGACACGTTCCAGAAAATTCCGGTGATGCTGATCCACGGCCTCAAAGACCGCACCGTGCTGCCCGGACACAGTCAGAAACTGGCAAATCGCTTACACAATAAACAGTATCACTGCGAACTGGTAATACTGGATGACCTCGCACACTCGGATGAAGTCATGCGCAGTGTGCAAATCAAAGCTGCTGATTTCTTCGAGAATGCCATGAAATAATCCTCCGCTTCTTTACAGGACTGATCACAATGTTGAGAACCAAACGACTGCGTTTCCCGCTAAGCCTGTTTCTCGTCTGCCTGCTGGCAGCGGTCAGTATCGGCCATGCTGAAGATGCGAAGCCACAGGCTCGAACACTGCTGCTCGTCGATGATCATCACATTTTGTATCGC
The sequence above is a segment of the Gimesia algae genome. Coding sequences within it:
- a CDS encoding alpha/beta hydrolase family protein; this translates as MNQIFVNHSWCRIVTTLSILIGISSSQLFSAETETSPPEKITRHQYSDPQTGKSTSYLLYHPDTMSNNKPASLLIYLHGAGGSLKSYNYSRQPYQKLRSKLSQREFYVVVPELGKLHFMNEAAKQALDGVTAQVLSEQKISKDRVHIMGTSMGGGSALAYTLHRPDLIRSVCAVMPMTDFADWIKENPRYAKPVTAAYGGSPQQVPDAYQANSAIQNVDTFQKIPVMLIHGLKDRTVLPGHSQKLANRLHNKQYHCELVILDDLAHSDEVMRSVQIKAADFFENAMK